In Anaerolineales bacterium, a single genomic region encodes these proteins:
- a CDS encoding DUF2812 domain-containing protein: MSREGWHLAEFGFPGGYGFRKGEPKRYAYRMDFQTSAMKDREAYLQLFRDAGWEHVGHLSAWEYFRKESHPGEEPEIFTDPESKIQKNRRVMRWLLFFFPILFLIYVTSWRHLQEKGPFGSG; the protein is encoded by the coding sequence ATGTCTCGGGAAGGATGGCACCTGGCCGAGTTCGGATTTCCCGGAGGATACGGATTCCGGAAGGGGGAGCCGAAGCGCTACGCCTACCGGATGGATTTTCAGACATCCGCGATGAAGGACCGGGAGGCTTATCTGCAGTTGTTCCGCGATGCCGGCTGGGAGCACGTGGGCCACCTTTCGGCCTGGGAGTATTTCCGGAAGGAGTCCCATCCCGGCGAGGAACCGGAAATTTTCACCGATCCGGAATCTAAAATCCAGAAAAATCGACGGGTGATGCGGTGGCTGCTGTTTTTCTTCCCGATTCTGTTCCTCATCTACGTCACCAGCTGGAGGCATCTGCAGGAAAAGGGGCCCTTCGGATCGGGGTAA
- a CDS encoding ribonuclease H-like domain-containing protein, translating to MKDLSSLRARLRQAGLKPASDLAPPVRRTRAVPVDWPGREVDTPAGSYFLAEYRYAADLRHGRRPLSEFLESFSFPGVPDFPQQTLPADMIFMDTETTGLAGGAGTMAFLVGTGYYDAGGFVVRQYFLADPSGEAAMLEDSLAEMESRKALVTFNGRVFDVPILQSRAAQRLRRFDALTRIFQFDLLTHARRLWGRRMESCALRALETDLLDVRRSSEDVPGGLIPYLYREYLQTNDPSLMAGVLYHNVQDVLSMAVLAAEVVERYRKPPAEFEDPLDALAMALVYRGLGRPALAEEGFRTALKARLAGADRARALEGLAGLSKAAGDYERAAEYWERWHGAAADDPRPCVELAKFHEWRRRDLEAAARWAKSALTAAAVLPDPRRRREIEHAVEHRMSRLEKKSKTAKRPPKQRR from the coding sequence ATGAAAGATCTCTCCTCGCTCCGCGCGCGACTCCGCCAAGCCGGATTGAAACCCGCCTCGGATCTCGCGCCGCCCGTCCGACGGACCCGCGCCGTTCCCGTGGATTGGCCGGGCCGGGAGGTGGATACGCCGGCCGGATCCTACTTCCTGGCGGAGTACCGCTATGCGGCGGATCTGCGCCACGGACGCCGCCCCTTATCGGAATTTCTCGAATCGTTTTCCTTCCCCGGGGTTCCGGATTTTCCGCAGCAGACCCTGCCGGCGGATATGATCTTCATGGACACGGAGACCACCGGCCTGGCGGGCGGCGCCGGAACGATGGCCTTTCTGGTAGGAACCGGATACTACGATGCCGGCGGGTTCGTGGTACGCCAATACTTCCTTGCGGATCCGTCCGGCGAAGCCGCAATGCTCGAAGATTCTCTGGCAGAGATGGAATCCCGCAAGGCGCTGGTCACTTTTAACGGGCGGGTGTTCGACGTTCCGATCCTGCAATCGCGCGCCGCCCAGCGCCTGCGCCGGTTCGACGCCCTGACCCGGATTTTCCAGTTCGACTTGCTGACCCATGCCCGGCGGCTGTGGGGCCGCCGGATGGAATCCTGCGCCCTGCGGGCCTTGGAGACGGATCTGCTGGACGTGCGGCGGTCGTCGGAAGACGTACCCGGCGGATTGATTCCCTACCTGTACCGCGAATATCTGCAGACAAACGATCCAAGCCTGATGGCCGGCGTGTTGTATCACAACGTGCAGGATGTCCTTTCGATGGCCGTCCTGGCGGCGGAGGTCGTCGAACGCTACCGGAAACCGCCGGCCGAATTCGAGGATCCATTGGATGCGCTGGCGATGGCGCTGGTGTACCGCGGGCTCGGACGGCCCGCGCTGGCCGAAGAAGGGTTCCGCACCGCGCTGAAAGCCAGGTTGGCGGGCGCAGATCGGGCGCGCGCGCTCGAGGGATTGGCGGGGCTTTCCAAGGCGGCCGGCGACTACGAACGGGCGGCGGAGTATTGGGAACGCTGGCACGGGGCCGCGGCGGACGATCCGCGGCCGTGCGTAGAGCTGGCCAAATTCCATGAATGGCGGAGGCGCGACTTGGAGGCGGCGGCCCGCTGGGCCAAATCCGCCTTGACCGCGGCGGCCGTCCTCCCCGATCCCCGCCGGCGCCGGGAAATCGAACATGCCGTGGAGCATCGCATGAGCCGGCTGGAGAAGAAAAGTAAAACCGCCAAGCGGCCCCCGAAGCAGCGCCGTTGA
- the hisF gene encoding imidazole glycerol phosphate synthase subunit HisF — translation MKTVKIMPCLDMKNGRVVKGVNFVNIREAGDPVENAAFYQAEGADELAMLDIAATLENRKTRLEWVRNVASVITIPLTVGGGISSLEDIDLLLEAGASKISVNSAAVKRPALIGEAARQFGSACVTVAIDGRRNPAKPSGFEVVVAGGTKAVDRDAAEWARECQSLGAGVILPTSMDGDGTQAGYDLEFTRAISNAVTVPVVASGGAGKLEDFFDAVEQGGASILLAASVFHFRILRIRQVKEYLREKGLNVL, via the coding sequence ATGAAGACGGTGAAAATTATGCCCTGCCTGGATATGAAAAACGGGCGCGTGGTTAAGGGGGTGAATTTTGTGAACATCCGGGAGGCCGGCGACCCGGTGGAAAACGCCGCCTTCTACCAAGCGGAGGGCGCCGACGAACTGGCGATGCTCGACATCGCGGCGACGTTGGAAAACCGCAAAACCCGCCTGGAGTGGGTGCGGAACGTCGCCTCCGTGATCACCATCCCGTTGACCGTCGGCGGCGGCATCTCTTCCCTGGAAGACATCGACCTGCTGTTGGAAGCCGGAGCGAGCAAAATTTCGGTCAACAGCGCGGCGGTTAAACGGCCGGCGCTGATCGGTGAAGCCGCCAGGCAATTCGGATCGGCCTGCGTCACCGTAGCGATCGACGGGCGGCGCAATCCCGCCAAGCCATCCGGATTCGAGGTGGTGGTCGCAGGCGGGACCAAAGCGGTGGACCGGGATGCGGCGGAGTGGGCGCGCGAGTGCCAGAGCCTGGGCGCCGGGGTGATCCTTCCCACCAGCATGGACGGCGACGGGACCCAAGCCGGCTACGACCTGGAGTTCACCCGGGCGATTTCAAACGCCGTGACGGTGCCGGTCGTGGCTTCGGGCGGCGCCGGAAAGCTTGAGGATTTTTTCGACGCCGTGGAGCAGGGCGGCGCAAGCATCCTGCTCGCGGCCTCGGTGTTTCACTTCCGGATCCTGCGCATACGCCAAGTGAAGGAATACCTGCGCGAGAAGGGCTTGAATGTGCTTTGA